From a region of the Primulina eburnea isolate SZY01 chromosome 7, ASM2296580v1, whole genome shotgun sequence genome:
- the LOC140837279 gene encoding putative clathrin assembly protein At2g01600 produces MATVQTWRKAYGALKDRTTVGLAHVNSDFKDLDVAVVKATNHVECPPKERHLRKILVATSAVRPRADVAYCIHALSRRLAKTRNWTVALKTLIVIHRTLREGDPTFREEILNYQQRGHVFQMSNFKDDSSPIAWDCSAWVRTYALFLEERLECFRILKYDIEAERLPKPAQGQDKGYSKTRDLDSEELLEQIPALQQLLYRLIGCRPEGAAVGNYVIQYALALVLKESFKIYCAINDGIINLVDKFFEMARHEAIKALEIYKRAGQQAGSLSDFYEICRGLELARNFQFPVLREPPQSFLVTMEEYIKEAPRMVSVPNVALDYPERLMLTYKQDDAPSPSKNSKVLEEEPEPLPPPLDDATISVSEAVPPPPTLLETDDLLGLQVNEQNASVIEESNALALAIVPAGTTPFDSDATHAKDFSVTGWELALVNTPSTNLSSAQERKLAGGLDSLLLDSLYDEGAYRASQQPRYGAPAPNPFEVSDPFAMSNGVPAPPSVHMTGMTQPQNPLFSPFQPVYPQIQQQHNYMTSPQNPFGDTGFGTFPVANAPHPQSTNPFGNPGLL; encoded by the exons ATGGCCACTGTTCAGACATGGAGGAAGGCTTACGGCGCTCTTAAAGACCGGACTACGGTCGGGCTTGCTCACGTGAATTCCGATTTTAAG GATTTAGATGTGGCGGTTGTCAAGGCTACCAATCATGTGGAGTGTCCACCCAAAGAGAGACACCTCAGAA AAATTTTGGTTGCCACATCAGCAGTCCGGCCTAGGGCTGACGTTGCATACTGCATACATGCACTTTCGAGACGATTGGCAAAGACACGTAATTGGACG GTTGCATTGAAGACGCTAATAGTTATTCACCGAACATTGAGAGAAGGTGATCCCACGTTTAGGGAGGAGATCTTGAATTACCAACAGAGAGGACATGTCTTTCAAATGTCCAATTTCAAAGATGATTCAAGCCCAATTG CTTGGGATTGCTCTGCCTGGGTACGAACATATGCACTCTTCTTGGAAGAACGACTTGAATGCTTTAGAATACTTAAGTATGACATTGAAGCTGAACGCCTTCCTAAACCTGCACAAGGCCAAGATAAG GGTTACAGTAAAACTAGGGACTTGGACAGTGAAGAGCTTTTAGAGCAAATACCTGCTTTGCAGCAGCTGCTATATCGCCTTATTGGATGTCGG CCTGAAGGAGCAGCTGTAGGGAATTATGTAATTCAGTATGCCCTCGCGTTG GTTCTCAAAGAGAGCTTTAAAATATATTGCGCCATAAATGATGGGATAATCAATCTCGTTGACAAG TTTTTTGAGATGGCAAGACATGAAGCCATTAAAGCCCTTGAGATCTATAAAAGAGCTGGCCAGCAG GCAGGTAGTCTTTCTGATTTCTATGAAATCTGCAGAGGACTTGAACTTGCTAGAAATTTCCAGTTCCCGGTGTTGAGGGAG CCTCCGCAGTCCTTTCTAGTGACCATGGAAGAGTATATAAAAGAAGCACCACGAATGGTTTCTGTTCCAAATGTAGCCTTG GATTATCCAGAGAGGCTCATGCTGACATATAAGCAAGATGATGCTCCTTCACCTTCTAAAAATTCTAAGGTTTTGGAAGAGGAACCAGAACCCCTGCCACCACCTTTAGATGATGCTACTATCTCTGTTTCGGAAGCTGTTCCTCCACCTCCAACCCTCTTGGAGACAGACGATTTACTG GGGTTGCAGGTGAATGAGCAAAATGCATCTGTCATTGAAGAAAGCAATGCATTGGCTTTAGCTATTGTTCCAGCCG GAACGACACCTTTTGATTCTGATGCCACCCATGCAAAAGATTTCTCGGTTACTGGATGGGAACTTGCCCTTGTTAATACCCCCAGCACCAATTTATCTTCAGCGCAAGAGAGAAAATTG GCCGGTGGACTTGACTCACTTCTCCTCGACAGTTTATACGATGAAGGTGCATATAGAGCTTCTCAGCAACCAAGATACGGAGCTCCGGCCCCTAATCCATTTGAAGTCTCGGATCCATTTGCCATGTCCAATGGTGTTCCGGCGCCCCCATCTGTACACATGACTGGGATGACGCAACCTCAGAACCCCCTCTTTTCTCCTTTTcaaccggtatatccacagatCCAACAGCAACATAATTATATGACGAGCCCACAAAATCCTTTTGGGGATACGGGCTTTGGGACTTTCCCGGTCGCCAATGCCCCTCACCCTCAGTCAACCAATCCATTCGGGAATCCCGGGCTTTTGTGA